The genomic DNA TATATTGCACTGTCAGGCTCCTGGCAGCTCCTCTCCACCCTTTTTTCTCTGAGAAACCAAAGGTAAATGCAAACAAAACTATAATGTAATATCCAAGTGTtgacagaggagaagagcaaCATGAGAAGAGATTTGCAGTGTCATTAACTGCCAGGGAGTTGTTCCATCATATGTACATACCACTGCACTGCTGGTCAAATGAAACACACCTTTCTCTTGATATAACCTTTATCTATAATTTAGAAGAACCAATAAACAAACCATTTATTCACTTTAGTTCtttatgtggaaaaagaaacacCATCAGGTAAGATAACAAATTCTCTCATCCATCTTTTTGTAAAAATTGAGTGACTATCTACTGTGGACATGCACTTTTGCCCTCTGACTCAGTAAAGAAAGACACTTGCTATGCTGTGTGGCCCATAGCATCAATTCTCAATTCTCAAGTGTCTAACAATGTCCCCAAACTGTCAATTTTGTAGAAGCTTGTTGAGCATAGGTCTAAAACATTTGCATGATTTTATGTTCACTGTCTTAAATAAATATGCAATATTTGACAACATAATTTTTTCACTTGTTTATGAGAGACTGGCTTTTTTTCAATTGAGCCCCTGCTGGCTAATGACTCATTTCTTACACAGTGGCCTGGTTGGTCAAGTACGgtcaacagaaaaagaaaataatgaagggTAATAGCGtcacaaataagaaaacaatgaGAAATGACAGCTGATCTCTTCTCTAGACTTTCAAGTTGGATTTGAAGTTGAATTAAATACACCTGATGCCTACATattctgtattttaacgttttgTTCCTGGAATAAACGACAgtgaaaaaatgtatttaaagccATTTAAACGCAAATATGGTGAATTTctcagatgcagatgaagggTAATTTATCCTGACAGTCCAAGTTCACCCACATTTTATCTGTGGTTAGAGCACCACAGCGTTTTCGCTCTGGACACTGGTGGTCGTCTCCTTCGGGCCAGTCTTCATACACCAGAGAGTCATTGTTCGTCCACATCCAGCGATCACTCAGAAAACGCAGGCCAATCCACACTGGGTCAGTGATCTGGGCTTTGTTGATTTCTCTCTGGCCCAGGTGACGGTCTGTCTCAGAGAGCAGGCTGGGAAGATCAGTATATGTCTCCCTGCAGTGCTCTAGAGCCTCCTCCCAGGTACTTCTCATTT from Solea solea chromosome 10, fSolSol10.1, whole genome shotgun sequence includes the following:
- the LOC131466750 gene encoding snaclec subunit B-like, giving the protein MDFYCFSITVVEMRSTWEEALEHCRETYTDLPSLLSETDRHLGQREINKAQITDPVWIGLRFLSDRWMWTNNDSLVYEDWPEGDDHQCPERKRCGALTTDKMWVNLDCQDKLPFICI